The following are from one region of the Macaca thibetana thibetana isolate TM-01 chromosome 2, ASM2454274v1, whole genome shotgun sequence genome:
- the CSRNP1 gene encoding cysteine/serine-rich nuclear protein 1 isoform X3, translating into MLERETISFVSLLIKVLIRLSVPRPQSTSGTTMTGLLKRKFDQLDEDNSLVSSSSSSSSSGCQSRSCSPSSSSSVSRAWDSEEEGPWDQMPLPDRDFCGPRSFTPLSILKRARRERPGRVAFDGITVFYFPRCQGFTSVPSRGGCTLGMAPRHSACRHFSLAEFAQEQARARHEKLRQRLKEEKLEMLQWKLSAAGVPKAEAGLPPAVDAIDDASVEEDLAVAVAGGRLEEVSFLQPYPARRRRALLRASGVRRIDREEKRELQALRQSREDCGCHCDRICDPETCSCSLAGIKCQMDHTAFPCGCCREGCENPMGRVEFNQARVQTHFIHTLTRLQLEQEAESFRELEAPAQGSPPSPGEQALVPAFPLAKPPMNNELGDNSCSSDMTDSSTASSSASGTSEAPDGPTHPGLPGPGFQPGVDDDSLARILSFSDSDLGGEEEEEEEGSVGNLDNLSCFHPADIFGTSDPGGLASWTHSYSGCSFTSGILDENANLDASCFLNGGLEGSREGSLPGNLVPPSMDAGQSSSVDLSLSSCDSFELLQALPDYSLGPHYTSQKVSDSLDHIEAPHFPLPGLSPPGDASNCFLESLMGFSEPVAEALDPFIDSQFEDTVPASLMEPVLV; encoded by the exons ATGTTGGAGAGGGAGACCATCTCTTTTGTGTCACTTCTTATAAAGGTGCTAATAAG GCTGTCTGTCCCCAGACCCCAGAGCACCTCCGGCACCACCATGACTGGGCTGTTGAAGAGGAAATTTGACCAGCTGGATGAGGACAACTCCttggtctcctcctcctcctcttcctcttcctctgggtGCCAATCTCGCTCCTGCTCCCCAAGCTCAAGCTCTTCTGTCTCCCGTGCCTGGGACTCAGAGGAGGAAGGCCCCTGGGATCAGATGCCCCTGCCTGACCGTGACTTCTGTGGCCCCAGAAGTTTCACCC CCCTGTCTATCCTGAAGCGGGCTCGCCGGGAGCGCCCAGGCCGTGTAGCCTTTGATGGGATCACCGTCTTCTACTTTCCCCGTTGCCAGGGCTTCACCAGTGTGCCCAGCCGTGGTGGCTGTACTCTGGGTATGGCCCCTCGCCACAGTGCCTGCCGCCACTTCTCTTTGGCTGAGTTTGCACAGGAGCAAGCCCGTGCACGGCACGAGAAGCTCCGCCAGCGCTTGAAAGAGGAGAAGTTGGAGATGCTGCAGTGGAAG CTTTCGGCAGCCGGGGTACCCAAGGCAGAGGCAGGGCTACCACCTGCGGTGGATGCCATTGATGACGCCTCTGTGGAGGAGGACTTGGCAGTCGCTGTGGCAGGTGGCCGGTTGGAAGAAGTGAGCTTCCTACAGCCCTACCCAGCCCGGCGACGTCGAGCTCTGCTGAGGGCTTCGGGCGTGCGAAGGATCGATCGGGAGGAGAAGCGGGAGCTGCAGGCACTGCGCCAATCCCGGGAGGATTGTGGCTGTCACTGCGATAGGATCTGCGACCCTGAGACCTGCAGCTGCAGCCTAGCAGGCATCaagtgtcag ATGGACCACACAGCATTCCCCTGTGGCTGCTGCAGGGAGGGCTGTGAGAACCCCATGGGCCGTGTGGAATTTAATCAGGCGAGAGTTCAGACCCATTTCATCCACACACTCACCCGCCTGCAGTTGGAACAGGAGGCTGAGAGCTTTAGGGAGCTAGAGGCCCCTGCCCAGGGCAGCCCACCCAGCCCTGGTGAGCAGGCCCTGGTCCCTGCTTTCCCACTGGCCAAGCCCCCCATGAACAATGAGCTGGGAGACAACAGCTGCAGCAGCGACATGACTGATTCTTCCACGGCATCTTCCTCAGCATCAGGCACTAGTGAGGCTCCTGACGGCCCTACCCACCCAGGCCTGCCTGGCCCTGGCTTCCAGCCTGGTGTTGATGACGACAGCCTGGCACGGATCCTGAGTTTCAGTGACTCTGACCTCggcggggaggaggaggaagaggaggaagggagtgtGGGGAACCTGGACAACCTCAGCTGCTTCCATCCAGCTGACATCTTTGGTACTAGTGACCCTGGTGGCCTGGCCAGCTGGACCCATAGCTATTCTGGCTGTAGCTTCACATCGGGCATCCTGGATGAAAATGCCAACCTCGATGCCAGCTGCTTCCTAAATGGTGGCCTTGAAGGGTCAAGAGAAGGCAGCCTTCCTGGCAACTTAGTGCCACCCAGCATGGACGCTGGCCAGAGTAGCTCAGTGGATCTCAGCTTGTCTTCTTGTGACTCCTTTGAGTTACTCCAGGCTCTGCCAGATTATAGTCTGGGGCCTCACTACACATCACAGAAGGTGTCTGACAGCCTGGACCACATCGAGGCACCTCACTTCcccctgcctggcctctctccacCTGGGGATGCCAGCAATTGCTTCCTGGAGTCCCTCATGGGCTTCTCCGAGCCAGTCGCCGAAGCCCTAGATCCCTTTATCGACAGCCAGTTTGAGGACACTGTCCCAGCATCTCTAATGGAGCCTGTGCTGGTGTGA
- the CSRNP1 gene encoding cysteine/serine-rich nuclear protein 1 isoform X4: MTGLLKRKFDQLDEDNSLVSSSSSSSSSGCQSRSCSPSSSSSVSRAWDSEEEGPWDQMPLPDRDFCGPRSFTPLSILKRARRERPGRVAFDGITVFYFPRCQGFTSVPSRGGCTLGMAPRHSACRHFSLAEFAQEQARARHEKLRQRLKEEKLEMLQWKLSAAGVPKAEAGLPPAVDAIDDASVEEDLAVAVAGGRLEEVSFLQPYPARRRRALLRASGVRRIDREEKRELQALRQSREDCGCHCDRICDPETCSCSLAGIKCQMDHTAFPCGCCREGCENPMGRVEFNQARVQTHFIHTLTRLQLEQEAESFRELEAPAQGSPPSPGEQALVPAFPLAKPPMNNELGDNSCSSDMTDSSTASSSASGTSEAPDGPTHPGLPGPGFQPGVDDDSLARILSFSDSDLGGEEEEEEEGSVGNLDNLSCFHPADIFGTSDPGGLASWTHSYSGCSFTSGILDENANLDASCFLNGGLEGSREGSLPGNLVPPSMDAGQSSSVDLSLSSCDSFELLQALPDYSLGPHYTSQKVSDSLDHIEAPHFPLPGLSPPGDASNCFLESLMGFSEPVAEALDPFIDSQFEDTVPASLMEPVLV; this comes from the exons ATGACTGGGCTGTTGAAGAGGAAATTTGACCAGCTGGATGAGGACAACTCCttggtctcctcctcctcctcttcctcttcctctgggtGCCAATCTCGCTCCTGCTCCCCAAGCTCAAGCTCTTCTGTCTCCCGTGCCTGGGACTCAGAGGAGGAAGGCCCCTGGGATCAGATGCCCCTGCCTGACCGTGACTTCTGTGGCCCCAGAAGTTTCACCC CCCTGTCTATCCTGAAGCGGGCTCGCCGGGAGCGCCCAGGCCGTGTAGCCTTTGATGGGATCACCGTCTTCTACTTTCCCCGTTGCCAGGGCTTCACCAGTGTGCCCAGCCGTGGTGGCTGTACTCTGGGTATGGCCCCTCGCCACAGTGCCTGCCGCCACTTCTCTTTGGCTGAGTTTGCACAGGAGCAAGCCCGTGCACGGCACGAGAAGCTCCGCCAGCGCTTGAAAGAGGAGAAGTTGGAGATGCTGCAGTGGAAG CTTTCGGCAGCCGGGGTACCCAAGGCAGAGGCAGGGCTACCACCTGCGGTGGATGCCATTGATGACGCCTCTGTGGAGGAGGACTTGGCAGTCGCTGTGGCAGGTGGCCGGTTGGAAGAAGTGAGCTTCCTACAGCCCTACCCAGCCCGGCGACGTCGAGCTCTGCTGAGGGCTTCGGGCGTGCGAAGGATCGATCGGGAGGAGAAGCGGGAGCTGCAGGCACTGCGCCAATCCCGGGAGGATTGTGGCTGTCACTGCGATAGGATCTGCGACCCTGAGACCTGCAGCTGCAGCCTAGCAGGCATCaagtgtcag ATGGACCACACAGCATTCCCCTGTGGCTGCTGCAGGGAGGGCTGTGAGAACCCCATGGGCCGTGTGGAATTTAATCAGGCGAGAGTTCAGACCCATTTCATCCACACACTCACCCGCCTGCAGTTGGAACAGGAGGCTGAGAGCTTTAGGGAGCTAGAGGCCCCTGCCCAGGGCAGCCCACCCAGCCCTGGTGAGCAGGCCCTGGTCCCTGCTTTCCCACTGGCCAAGCCCCCCATGAACAATGAGCTGGGAGACAACAGCTGCAGCAGCGACATGACTGATTCTTCCACGGCATCTTCCTCAGCATCAGGCACTAGTGAGGCTCCTGACGGCCCTACCCACCCAGGCCTGCCTGGCCCTGGCTTCCAGCCTGGTGTTGATGACGACAGCCTGGCACGGATCCTGAGTTTCAGTGACTCTGACCTCggcggggaggaggaggaagaggaggaagggagtgtGGGGAACCTGGACAACCTCAGCTGCTTCCATCCAGCTGACATCTTTGGTACTAGTGACCCTGGTGGCCTGGCCAGCTGGACCCATAGCTATTCTGGCTGTAGCTTCACATCGGGCATCCTGGATGAAAATGCCAACCTCGATGCCAGCTGCTTCCTAAATGGTGGCCTTGAAGGGTCAAGAGAAGGCAGCCTTCCTGGCAACTTAGTGCCACCCAGCATGGACGCTGGCCAGAGTAGCTCAGTGGATCTCAGCTTGTCTTCTTGTGACTCCTTTGAGTTACTCCAGGCTCTGCCAGATTATAGTCTGGGGCCTCACTACACATCACAGAAGGTGTCTGACAGCCTGGACCACATCGAGGCACCTCACTTCcccctgcctggcctctctccacCTGGGGATGCCAGCAATTGCTTCCTGGAGTCCCTCATGGGCTTCTCCGAGCCAGTCGCCGAAGCCCTAGATCCCTTTATCGACAGCCAGTTTGAGGACACTGTCCCAGCATCTCTAATGGAGCCTGTGCTGGTGTGA
- the CSRNP1 gene encoding cysteine/serine-rich nuclear protein 1 isoform X2, with protein MAVGEGFPSTGASASASTSFPFPSGDLPEGPAGATDTRLSVPRPQSTSGTTMTGLLKRKFDQLDEDNSLVSSSSSSSSSGCQSRSCSPSSSSSVSRAWDSEEEGPWDQMPLPDRDFCGPRSFTPLSILKRARRERPGRVAFDGITVFYFPRCQGFTSVPSRGGCTLGMAPRHSACRHFSLAEFAQEQARARHEKLRQRLKEEKLEMLQWKLSAAGVPKAEAGLPPAVDAIDDASVEEDLAVAVAGGRLEEVSFLQPYPARRRRALLRASGVRRIDREEKRELQALRQSREDCGCHCDRICDPETCSCSLAGIKCQMDHTAFPCGCCREGCENPMGRVEFNQARVQTHFIHTLTRLQLEQEAESFRELEAPAQGSPPSPGEQALVPAFPLAKPPMNNELGDNSCSSDMTDSSTASSSASGTSEAPDGPTHPGLPGPGFQPGVDDDSLARILSFSDSDLGGEEEEEEEGSVGNLDNLSCFHPADIFGTSDPGGLASWTHSYSGCSFTSGILDENANLDASCFLNGGLEGSREGSLPGNLVPPSMDAGQSSSVDLSLSSCDSFELLQALPDYSLGPHYTSQKVSDSLDHIEAPHFPLPGLSPPGDASNCFLESLMGFSEPVAEALDPFIDSQFEDTVPASLMEPVLV; from the exons ATGGCAGTGGGGGAAGGGTTCCCCAGCACTGGGGCCTCGGCCTCAGCTTcaacttcctttccctttccctctggtGACCTCCCCGAAGGCCCAGCTGGAGCAACAGACACAAG GCTGTCTGTCCCCAGACCCCAGAGCACCTCCGGCACCACCATGACTGGGCTGTTGAAGAGGAAATTTGACCAGCTGGATGAGGACAACTCCttggtctcctcctcctcctcttcctcttcctctgggtGCCAATCTCGCTCCTGCTCCCCAAGCTCAAGCTCTTCTGTCTCCCGTGCCTGGGACTCAGAGGAGGAAGGCCCCTGGGATCAGATGCCCCTGCCTGACCGTGACTTCTGTGGCCCCAGAAGTTTCACCC CCCTGTCTATCCTGAAGCGGGCTCGCCGGGAGCGCCCAGGCCGTGTAGCCTTTGATGGGATCACCGTCTTCTACTTTCCCCGTTGCCAGGGCTTCACCAGTGTGCCCAGCCGTGGTGGCTGTACTCTGGGTATGGCCCCTCGCCACAGTGCCTGCCGCCACTTCTCTTTGGCTGAGTTTGCACAGGAGCAAGCCCGTGCACGGCACGAGAAGCTCCGCCAGCGCTTGAAAGAGGAGAAGTTGGAGATGCTGCAGTGGAAG CTTTCGGCAGCCGGGGTACCCAAGGCAGAGGCAGGGCTACCACCTGCGGTGGATGCCATTGATGACGCCTCTGTGGAGGAGGACTTGGCAGTCGCTGTGGCAGGTGGCCGGTTGGAAGAAGTGAGCTTCCTACAGCCCTACCCAGCCCGGCGACGTCGAGCTCTGCTGAGGGCTTCGGGCGTGCGAAGGATCGATCGGGAGGAGAAGCGGGAGCTGCAGGCACTGCGCCAATCCCGGGAGGATTGTGGCTGTCACTGCGATAGGATCTGCGACCCTGAGACCTGCAGCTGCAGCCTAGCAGGCATCaagtgtcag ATGGACCACACAGCATTCCCCTGTGGCTGCTGCAGGGAGGGCTGTGAGAACCCCATGGGCCGTGTGGAATTTAATCAGGCGAGAGTTCAGACCCATTTCATCCACACACTCACCCGCCTGCAGTTGGAACAGGAGGCTGAGAGCTTTAGGGAGCTAGAGGCCCCTGCCCAGGGCAGCCCACCCAGCCCTGGTGAGCAGGCCCTGGTCCCTGCTTTCCCACTGGCCAAGCCCCCCATGAACAATGAGCTGGGAGACAACAGCTGCAGCAGCGACATGACTGATTCTTCCACGGCATCTTCCTCAGCATCAGGCACTAGTGAGGCTCCTGACGGCCCTACCCACCCAGGCCTGCCTGGCCCTGGCTTCCAGCCTGGTGTTGATGACGACAGCCTGGCACGGATCCTGAGTTTCAGTGACTCTGACCTCggcggggaggaggaggaagaggaggaagggagtgtGGGGAACCTGGACAACCTCAGCTGCTTCCATCCAGCTGACATCTTTGGTACTAGTGACCCTGGTGGCCTGGCCAGCTGGACCCATAGCTATTCTGGCTGTAGCTTCACATCGGGCATCCTGGATGAAAATGCCAACCTCGATGCCAGCTGCTTCCTAAATGGTGGCCTTGAAGGGTCAAGAGAAGGCAGCCTTCCTGGCAACTTAGTGCCACCCAGCATGGACGCTGGCCAGAGTAGCTCAGTGGATCTCAGCTTGTCTTCTTGTGACTCCTTTGAGTTACTCCAGGCTCTGCCAGATTATAGTCTGGGGCCTCACTACACATCACAGAAGGTGTCTGACAGCCTGGACCACATCGAGGCACCTCACTTCcccctgcctggcctctctccacCTGGGGATGCCAGCAATTGCTTCCTGGAGTCCCTCATGGGCTTCTCCGAGCCAGTCGCCGAAGCCCTAGATCCCTTTATCGACAGCCAGTTTGAGGACACTGTCCCAGCATCTCTAATGGAGCCTGTGCTGGTGTGA
- the CSRNP1 gene encoding cysteine/serine-rich nuclear protein 1 isoform X1, with the protein MDLNISLEGGRCCVLCRDPPGDRPLPHGAPQAGLEGRGQFLGCLGGSVGGMMTLAGSPPACHLELSHSHSRLSVPRPQSTSGTTMTGLLKRKFDQLDEDNSLVSSSSSSSSSGCQSRSCSPSSSSSVSRAWDSEEEGPWDQMPLPDRDFCGPRSFTPLSILKRARRERPGRVAFDGITVFYFPRCQGFTSVPSRGGCTLGMAPRHSACRHFSLAEFAQEQARARHEKLRQRLKEEKLEMLQWKLSAAGVPKAEAGLPPAVDAIDDASVEEDLAVAVAGGRLEEVSFLQPYPARRRRALLRASGVRRIDREEKRELQALRQSREDCGCHCDRICDPETCSCSLAGIKCQMDHTAFPCGCCREGCENPMGRVEFNQARVQTHFIHTLTRLQLEQEAESFRELEAPAQGSPPSPGEQALVPAFPLAKPPMNNELGDNSCSSDMTDSSTASSSASGTSEAPDGPTHPGLPGPGFQPGVDDDSLARILSFSDSDLGGEEEEEEEGSVGNLDNLSCFHPADIFGTSDPGGLASWTHSYSGCSFTSGILDENANLDASCFLNGGLEGSREGSLPGNLVPPSMDAGQSSSVDLSLSSCDSFELLQALPDYSLGPHYTSQKVSDSLDHIEAPHFPLPGLSPPGDASNCFLESLMGFSEPVAEALDPFIDSQFEDTVPASLMEPVLV; encoded by the exons ATGGATTTGAACATTAgtttggagggagggaggtgctgTGTCTTGTGCAGAGATCCTCCTGGAGACCGTCCTCTGCCACACGGCGCTCCACAGGCagggctggagggcagaggccagTTTCTGGGATGCCTTGGAGGGTCAGTGGGAGGGATGATGACCCTGGCTGGAAGCCCACCTGCCTGCCACTTAGAGCTTTCTCATTCCCACTCCAGGCTGTCTGTCCCCAGACCCCAGAGCACCTCCGGCACCACCATGACTGGGCTGTTGAAGAGGAAATTTGACCAGCTGGATGAGGACAACTCCttggtctcctcctcctcctcttcctcttcctctgggtGCCAATCTCGCTCCTGCTCCCCAAGCTCAAGCTCTTCTGTCTCCCGTGCCTGGGACTCAGAGGAGGAAGGCCCCTGGGATCAGATGCCCCTGCCTGACCGTGACTTCTGTGGCCCCAGAAGTTTCACCC CCCTGTCTATCCTGAAGCGGGCTCGCCGGGAGCGCCCAGGCCGTGTAGCCTTTGATGGGATCACCGTCTTCTACTTTCCCCGTTGCCAGGGCTTCACCAGTGTGCCCAGCCGTGGTGGCTGTACTCTGGGTATGGCCCCTCGCCACAGTGCCTGCCGCCACTTCTCTTTGGCTGAGTTTGCACAGGAGCAAGCCCGTGCACGGCACGAGAAGCTCCGCCAGCGCTTGAAAGAGGAGAAGTTGGAGATGCTGCAGTGGAAG CTTTCGGCAGCCGGGGTACCCAAGGCAGAGGCAGGGCTACCACCTGCGGTGGATGCCATTGATGACGCCTCTGTGGAGGAGGACTTGGCAGTCGCTGTGGCAGGTGGCCGGTTGGAAGAAGTGAGCTTCCTACAGCCCTACCCAGCCCGGCGACGTCGAGCTCTGCTGAGGGCTTCGGGCGTGCGAAGGATCGATCGGGAGGAGAAGCGGGAGCTGCAGGCACTGCGCCAATCCCGGGAGGATTGTGGCTGTCACTGCGATAGGATCTGCGACCCTGAGACCTGCAGCTGCAGCCTAGCAGGCATCaagtgtcag ATGGACCACACAGCATTCCCCTGTGGCTGCTGCAGGGAGGGCTGTGAGAACCCCATGGGCCGTGTGGAATTTAATCAGGCGAGAGTTCAGACCCATTTCATCCACACACTCACCCGCCTGCAGTTGGAACAGGAGGCTGAGAGCTTTAGGGAGCTAGAGGCCCCTGCCCAGGGCAGCCCACCCAGCCCTGGTGAGCAGGCCCTGGTCCCTGCTTTCCCACTGGCCAAGCCCCCCATGAACAATGAGCTGGGAGACAACAGCTGCAGCAGCGACATGACTGATTCTTCCACGGCATCTTCCTCAGCATCAGGCACTAGTGAGGCTCCTGACGGCCCTACCCACCCAGGCCTGCCTGGCCCTGGCTTCCAGCCTGGTGTTGATGACGACAGCCTGGCACGGATCCTGAGTTTCAGTGACTCTGACCTCggcggggaggaggaggaagaggaggaagggagtgtGGGGAACCTGGACAACCTCAGCTGCTTCCATCCAGCTGACATCTTTGGTACTAGTGACCCTGGTGGCCTGGCCAGCTGGACCCATAGCTATTCTGGCTGTAGCTTCACATCGGGCATCCTGGATGAAAATGCCAACCTCGATGCCAGCTGCTTCCTAAATGGTGGCCTTGAAGGGTCAAGAGAAGGCAGCCTTCCTGGCAACTTAGTGCCACCCAGCATGGACGCTGGCCAGAGTAGCTCAGTGGATCTCAGCTTGTCTTCTTGTGACTCCTTTGAGTTACTCCAGGCTCTGCCAGATTATAGTCTGGGGCCTCACTACACATCACAGAAGGTGTCTGACAGCCTGGACCACATCGAGGCACCTCACTTCcccctgcctggcctctctccacCTGGGGATGCCAGCAATTGCTTCCTGGAGTCCCTCATGGGCTTCTCCGAGCCAGTCGCCGAAGCCCTAGATCCCTTTATCGACAGCCAGTTTGAGGACACTGTCCCAGCATCTCTAATGGAGCCTGTGCTGGTGTGA